From Micromonospora rhizosphaerae, the proteins below share one genomic window:
- the rplA gene encoding 50S ribosomal protein L1 codes for MQRSKNYRKAAEVIDRSKLYAPAEAVKLAKETTNVKFDATVEVAMRLGVDPRKADQMVRGTVNLPHGTGKTARVIVFAAGAKAEEATAAGADEVGTDELVARIQGGWLDFDAAIATPDQMAKIGRIARILGPRGLMPNPKTGTVTMDVTKAVSDIKGGKITFRVDKHSNLHLIIGKASFTEAQLVDNYAAVLDEVLRAKPSAAKGTYLKKVTLTTTMGPGVPVDPKLVKNLQEAPAEA; via the coding sequence ATGCAGCGCAGCAAGAACTACCGCAAGGCCGCCGAGGTCATCGACCGGTCGAAGCTGTACGCCCCCGCCGAGGCCGTCAAGCTGGCCAAGGAGACCACCAACGTCAAGTTCGACGCCACGGTCGAGGTCGCGATGCGCCTCGGCGTCGACCCCCGCAAGGCGGACCAGATGGTCCGCGGCACGGTCAACCTGCCGCACGGCACCGGTAAGACCGCCCGCGTGATCGTCTTCGCCGCCGGCGCGAAGGCGGAGGAGGCCACGGCAGCGGGCGCGGACGAGGTGGGCACCGACGAGCTGGTCGCCCGTATCCAGGGCGGTTGGCTGGACTTCGACGCGGCGATCGCCACCCCGGACCAGATGGCCAAGATCGGCCGGATCGCGCGGATCCTGGGCCCGCGCGGCCTGATGCCGAACCCGAAGACCGGCACGGTGACCATGGACGTCACCAAGGCCGTCTCGGACATCAAGGGCGGTAAGATCACCTTCCGGGTGGACAAGCACTCCAACCTGCACCTGATCATCGGCAAGGCCTCGTTCACCGAGGCTCAGCTGGTCGACAACTACGCTGCGGTGCTGGACGAGGTGCTCCGCGCCAAGCCGTCCGCGGCGAAGGGCACGTACCTCAAGAAGGTCACCCTCACCACCACCATGGGCCCGGGCGTCCCGGTCGACCCGAAGCTGGTGAAGAACCTGCAGGAGGCCCCGGCCGAGGCCTAG